In Halorussus limi, a genomic segment contains:
- a CDS encoding DUF5658 family protein, which translates to MSSDRLHWPTSAREGPRRLTAPLARVDGWERTLWILVGVALVGDLLTTYYGLQMGLTESNPVARTAIERFGFAAMVGLKLFAVGVGVGCRRLLPDKHGLLVPAGLAVPWTGAVLVNLALYAMVLA; encoded by the coding sequence ATGAGTTCGGACCGACTTCACTGGCCGACGTCCGCCCGCGAGGGTCCGCGACGCCTGACCGCTCCGCTGGCCCGAGTCGACGGGTGGGAGCGGACGCTCTGGATACTCGTCGGCGTCGCGCTGGTCGGCGACCTGCTCACGACCTACTACGGCCTCCAAATGGGCCTCACCGAGTCGAACCCGGTGGCTCGGACCGCGATAGAGCGATTCGGTTTCGCGGCGATGGTGGGTCTGAAACTGTTCGCGGTCGGCGTCGGGGTCGGGTGTCGGCGACTCCTCCCCGACAAGCACGGCCTGCTCGTGCCCGCGGGACTGGCGGTGCCGTGGACCGGGGCGGTTTTAGTCAACCTCGCGCTGTACGCGATGGTTCTCGCGTAG